Genomic segment of Eremothecium sinecaudum strain ATCC 58844 chromosome VIII, complete sequence:
GGTTATATATCTCCATATGCATCCGAATAGACATCAAAATAGCTTCTATGGCCAAGTTGGTAAGGCGCCACACTAGTAATGTGGAGATCATCAGTTCGAATCTGGTTGGAAGCATTTCTTTTTGACTTGATTCACAAGATCTCGTACCAAATGATACATGCGGAGTGATTTTGTTGAAAGAAACGTACCAGCATTGAAACAGAACAATGCTCACGAATCTTCGGTTCGTTAAGACTTCTTCTGGATCATTGAAGCCTTCATCATGTCGTATGtgatattttttttaatacTAAACTATCCAGGATCAACTTACTAACTTTTGTTTGTTACAGAACCCTTGTAAATCGTGCACGGTCGGAACTAACACAAGATGAGCTTGCTCAGCTGGAAGAGTTTGAATTTAAGCATGGACCAATGTCACTAATAAATGAAGCAATGATATCAAAGGTACCTGTTATAATATCACTGAGGAACAATCACAAAATAATAGCACGAGTTAAGTCCTTTGATAGACACTGTAATATGGTTTTAGAAAACGTTAAGGAAATATGGACGGAAAAAGAAGGTAATAAGGTAGCTAATAAAGAACGATTTATATCAAAATTGTTCCTAAGAGGAGATTCAGTAATAGTGGTTCTGAAAGCCGCACTGTAACTAAATGGAATTAAAAAAatgttgatatttttacAAATTGCTTAGATACCTAGGTTTATTTAAAGTTCTTTAATGGATCTGACTTTTTGCCTGAGCCTCTCTTACGGTCCTTACGGTCCTTACGGACCTTCCCGTGTTTCTTCTTGGAATTGTGAAATGGAACAAATCCAATT
This window contains:
- the SMD2 gene encoding mRNA splicing protein SMD2 (Syntenic homolog of Ashbya gossypii AGR277W; Syntenic homolog of Saccharomyces cerevisiae YLR275W (SMD2); 1-intron in Ashbya gossypii) → MSTLVNRARSELTQDELAQLEEFEFKHGPMSLINEAMISKVPVIISLRNNHKIIARVKSFDRHCNMVLENVKEIWTEKEGNKVANKERFISKLFLRGDSVIVVLKAAL